CGAGCTGGTGAATACAGATGAGCTTTGCCGACAGCAGTTGCTTCCGGAAGAAATAGGATATACAAAGCTGCTTGAATCCTTTGGCAGAGAGTTTCTTACGACGGATGGGGCGCTTGATCGGTCAAAATTGCGGGAAGCTGTTTTTTCAGATAACTCTGTTAAATACAGACTGGAATCGATTCTTCATCCTCTGGTTCGAGATATCGTCAGGGAAAAAGCAACATCAACAGACTGCCTTTTGGTGGAGGTGCCACTGCTGTACGAGGTCGGATGGCAGAATGATTTTGATATCAGTGTCCTTGTTTATGTTCCGGAAGCAGTTGTTTATGAACG
The DNA window shown above is from Desulfomarina profundi and carries:
- the coaE gene encoding dephospho-CoA kinase (Dephospho-CoA kinase (CoaE) performs the final step in coenzyme A biosynthesis.), yielding MKIAVTGGLGSGKSTVSKLLAAGLCCELVNTDELCRQQLLPEEIGYTKLLESFGREFLTTDGALDRSKLREAVFSDNSVKYRLESILHPLVRDIVREKATSTDCLLVEVPLLYEVGWQNDFDISVLVYVPEAVVYERVARRDGHSREIIRSILDNQIPLDEKLPQASFIIDNSGTFVSTVLQVSYLTRVIFAG